Proteins encoded within one genomic window of Deltaproteobacteria bacterium:
- a CDS encoding serine/threonine protein kinase → MATPEQALHADEVQRMRVFFAFIGVLTAALIPLLIALPGDPLATRLHAGMCAVTATVCAVLLWIVRDPDRYRPWHVTLFGHVAVVTLSAAYYFWGVFSGVLLIAPIGTFMFALGRNFRGALSIHLHATAAHALLATLQIERVIDDVALLRAPELPRAASYGVLLALQFVFNAAFVMARGLRRNTFAIMEQLDRAVRDAAHREALLNEARQDLAAAMRIGGPGRFTDQVIGSFRLGPVIGRGAMGEVYDATHIDTGEPAAVKLLSRDAMAKPDAIARFERELHIAASLTVPNVVRVLEVADASAPVRYLAMERLYGETLADILRRTPRLAADATIELLRALADGLAAAHESGIVHRDLKPRNIFRHQRPTDARAVWKILDFGVSKLGDSGGTLTQGHIVGTPTYMAPEQARGDTVDHRADIYACGAIAYRVLTGRPAFTGRDVPAILRAVVYDTPPQPSRIAPIPPEVDLVLAVALAKNPDDRFASANEFAGALAEALAGSLRESLRARAHAVLASAPWGVRDAR, encoded by the coding sequence GTGGCCACGCCCGAGCAGGCGCTGCACGCCGACGAGGTGCAGCGCATGCGGGTGTTTTTCGCGTTCATCGGGGTTCTCACCGCGGCGCTCATCCCGCTGTTGATCGCGTTGCCGGGCGATCCGCTCGCGACCCGCCTGCACGCGGGGATGTGCGCGGTGACGGCGACCGTCTGCGCTGTCTTGCTGTGGATCGTCCGCGATCCCGACCGCTATCGCCCCTGGCACGTCACGCTGTTTGGGCACGTCGCCGTCGTGACGCTGTCGGCCGCGTACTACTTCTGGGGCGTGTTCTCGGGCGTTTTGCTCATCGCGCCGATCGGCACGTTCATGTTTGCGCTCGGGCGAAACTTTCGCGGTGCGCTGTCGATCCACCTTCACGCGACCGCTGCACACGCGCTGCTCGCCACGCTCCAGATCGAGAGGGTCATCGATGACGTGGCGCTGCTGCGGGCTCCCGAGCTGCCCCGCGCCGCCAGCTACGGCGTGCTGCTGGCGCTGCAGTTCGTATTCAACGCTGCGTTCGTGATGGCGCGGGGACTTCGGCGCAACACGTTTGCCATCATGGAGCAGCTCGACCGGGCGGTCCGCGACGCCGCGCACCGCGAGGCGCTGCTCAACGAGGCGCGCCAGGACCTCGCGGCCGCGATGCGCATCGGCGGGCCGGGCCGGTTCACGGATCAAGTGATCGGCTCGTTCCGGCTCGGGCCGGTCATCGGCCGCGGTGCGATGGGCGAGGTGTATGACGCCACGCACATCGACACCGGCGAGCCGGCCGCCGTCAAGCTGCTCAGCCGCGACGCGATGGCCAAGCCGGACGCCATCGCGCGGTTCGAACGCGAACTGCACATCGCCGCGTCGCTGACCGTTCCGAACGTCGTCCGCGTGCTCGAAGTGGCGGACGCCTCGGCGCCGGTGCGCTATCTGGCCATGGAGCGGCTGTACGGCGAGACCCTCGCGGATATCCTGCGCCGCACGCCGCGGCTGGCCGCCGATGCGACGATCGAACTGTTGCGCGCGCTCGCGGACGGACTCGCCGCGGCGCACGAGTCCGGCATCGTCCACCGCGATCTGAAACCGCGCAACATTTTCCGGCACCAGCGGCCGACGGACGCTCGCGCCGTGTGGAAGATTCTCGACTTCGGCGTGTCCAAGCTCGGCGACAGCGGCGGCACCCTCACCCAAGGGCACATCGTCGGCACCCCGACCTACATGGCGCCGGAGCAAGCGCGCGGCGACACCGTCGACCATCGAGCCGACATCTACGCCTGCGGCGCGATCGCGTACCGCGTCCTGACCGGGCGCCCGGCATTCACCGGACGGGACGTACCGGCGATTCTCCGCGCCGTGGTCTACGACACGCCACCGCAGCCGTCGCGCATCGCGCCGATCCCGCCCGAGGTCGACCTCGTGCTCGCGGTTGCGCTCGCGAA